In Symphalangus syndactylus isolate Jambi chromosome 15, NHGRI_mSymSyn1-v2.1_pri, whole genome shotgun sequence, the following are encoded in one genomic region:
- the SLITRK1 gene encoding SLIT and NTRK-like protein 1, with the protein MLLWILLLETSLCFAAGNVTGDVCKEKICSCNEIEGDLHVDCEKKGFTSLQRFTAPTSQFYHLFLHGNSLTRLFPNEFANFYNAVSLHMENNGLHEIVPGAFLGLQLVKRLHINNNKIKSFRKQTFLGLDDLEYLQADFNLLRDIDPGAFQDLNKLEVLILNDNLISTLPANVFQYVPITHLDLRGNRLKTLPYEEVLEQIPGIAEILLEDNPWDCTCDLLSLKEWLENIPKNALIGRVVCEAPTRLQGKDLNETTEQDLCPLKNRVDSSLPAPPAQEETFAPGPLPTPFKTNGQEDHATPGSAPNGGTKIPGNWQIKIRPTAAIATGSARNKPLANSLPCPGGCSCDHIPGSGLKMNCNNRNVSSLADLKPKLSNVQELFLRDNKIHSIRKSHFVDYKNLILLDLGNNNIAAVENNTFKNLLDLRWLYMDSNYLDTLSREKFAGLQNLEYLNVEYNAIQLILPGTFNAMPKLRILILNNNLLRSLPVDVFAGVSLSKLSLHNNYFMYLPVAGVLDQLTSIIQIDLHGNPWECSCTIVPFKQWAERLGSEVLMSDLKCETPVNFFRKDFMLLSNDEICPQLYARISPTLTSHSKNSTGLAETGTHSNSYLDTSRVSISVLVPGLLLVFVTSAFTVVGMLVFILRNRKRSKRRDANSSASEINSLQTVCDSSYWHNGPYNADGAHRVYDCGSHSLSD; encoded by the coding sequence ATGCTGCTTTGGATTCTGTTGCTGGAGACGTCTCTTTGTTTTGCCGCTGGAAACGTTACAGGGGACGTTTGCAAAGAGAAGATCTGTTCCTGCAATGAGATAGAAGGGGACCTACACGTAGACTGTGAAAAAAAGGGCTTCACAAGTCTGCAGCGTTTCACTGCCCCGACTTCCCAGTTTTACCATTTATTTCTGCATGGCAATTCCCTCACTCGACTTTTCCCTAATGAGTTCGCTAACTTTTATAATGCGGTTAGTTTGCACATGGAAAACAATGGCTTGCATGAAATCGTTCCGGGGGCTTTTCTGGGGCTGCAGCTGGTGAAAAGGCTGCacatcaacaacaacaagatCAAGTCTTTTCGAAAGCAGACTTTTCTGGGGCTGGACGATCTGGAATATCTCCAGGCTGATTTTAATTTATTACGAGATATAGACCCGGGGGCCTTCCAGGACTTGAACAAGCTGGAGGTGCTCATTTTAAATGACAATCTCATCAGCACCCTACCTGCCAACGTGTTCCAGTATGTGCCCatcacccacctcgacctccggGGTAACAGGCTGAAAACGCTGCCCTATGAGGAGGTCTTGGAGCAAATCCCTGGTATTGCGGAGATCCTGCTAGAGGATAACCCTTGGGACTGCACCTGTGATCTGCTCTCCCTGAAAGAATGGCTGGAAAACATTCCCAAGAATGCCCTGATCGGCCGAGTGGTCTGCGAAGCCCCCACCAGACTGCAGGGTAAAGACCTCAATGAAACCACCGAACAGGACTTGTGTCCTTTGAAAAACAGAGTGGATTCTAGTCTCCCGGCGCCCCCTGCCCAAGAAGAGACCTTTGCTCCTGGCCCCCTGCCAACTCCTTTCAAGACAAATGGGCAAGAGGATCACGCCACCCCAGGGTCTGCTCCAAACGGAGGTACAAAGATCCCAGGCAACTGGCAGATCAAAATCAGACCCACAGCAGCGATAGCGACAGGTAGCGCCAGAAACAAACCCTTAGCTAACAGTTTACCCTGCCCTGGGGGCTGCAGCTGCGACCACATCCCAGGGTCGGGTTTAAAGATGAACTGCAACAACCGGAACGTGAGCAGCTTGGCTGATTTGAAGCCCAAGCTCTCTAACGTGCAGGAGCTTTTCCTACGAGATAACAAGATCCACAGCATCCGAAAATCGCACTTTGTGGATTACAAGAACCTTATTCTGTTGGATCTGGGCAACAATAACATCGCTGCTGTAGAGAACAACACTTTCAAGAATCTTTTGGACCTCAGGTGGCTATACATGGATAGCAATTACCTGGACACGCTGTCCCGGGAGAAATTCGCAGGGCTGCAAAACCTAGAGTACCTGAATGTGGAGTACAACGCGATCCAGCTCATCCTCCCGGGCACTTTCAATGCCATGCCCAAACTGAGGATCCTCATTCTCAACAACAACCTGCTGAGGTCCCTGCCTGTGGACGTGTTCGCTGGGGTCTCGCTCTCTAAACTCAGCCTGCACAACAATTACTTCATGTACCTCCCGGTGGCAGGGGTGCTGGACCAGTTAACCTCCATCATCCAGATAGACCTCCACGGAAACCCCTGGGAGTGCTCATGCACCATTGTGCCTTTCAAGCAATGGGCAGAACGCTTGGGTTCCGAAGTGCTGATGAGCGACCTCAAGTGTGAGACGCCGGTGAACTTCTTTAGAAAGGATTTCATGCTCCTCTCCAATGACGAGATCTGCCCCCAGCTGTACGCTAGGATCTCGCCCACGTTAACTTCGCACAGTAAAAACAGCACTGGGTTGGCGGAGACCGGGACGCACTCCAACTCCTACCTAGACACCAGCAGAGTGTCCATCTCGGTGTTGGTCCCGGGACTGCTGCTGGTGTTTGTCACCTCCGCCTTCACCGTGGTGGGCATGCTCGTGTTTATACTGAGGAACCGAAAGCGGTCCAAGAGACGAGATGCCAACTCCTCCGCGTCCGAGATTAATTCCCTACAGACAGTCTGTGACTCTTCCTACTGGCACAATGGGCCTTACAACGCAGATGGGGCCCACAGAGTGTATGACTGTGGCTCTCACTCGCTCTCAGACTAA